A window from Prochlorococcus marinus CUG1435 encodes these proteins:
- a CDS encoding DUF2996 domain-containing protein, which translates to MEENLGQNNKVTSEKSTNNNDTSNMEEKNISNSEKINNQEKEINIAENVPNSNNNLISRVNNKNENEKPSIPKPKKELPIEKKPFQEFINSHLIPSLKEEINLRGFEINHINLKNTNRPIAGDKCWVINCEIKDICSFWLSFETDDISSLKSISISKPNQKPSIIESFLIDEKRITLKLIISRVLQRLNGQKLIGVN; encoded by the coding sequence ATGGAAGAAAATTTAGGACAAAATAACAAAGTTACGAGTGAAAAATCTACAAATAATAATGATACATCTAACATGGAGGAAAAAAATATCTCAAACTCAGAAAAAATTAATAATCAAGAAAAGGAAATAAATATCGCAGAAAATGTTCCTAACTCAAATAACAATCTTATTTCTAGAGTAAATAACAAAAATGAGAATGAAAAACCAAGTATTCCTAAGCCAAAAAAAGAATTGCCTATAGAGAAAAAACCATTCCAAGAATTTATTAATAGTCATTTAATTCCCTCTTTAAAAGAAGAAATTAATCTAAGAGGATTTGAGATAAATCATATTAATCTCAAAAACACAAATAGACCAATCGCAGGAGATAAATGCTGGGTAATCAATTGTGAAATAAAGGATATTTGCAGCTTTTGGCTATCATTCGAGACGGATGACATTAGTTCATTAAAAAGCATTTCTATATCCAAACCAAATCAAAAACCTAGCATTATTGAATCATTTCTTATTGACGAAAAAAGAATAACCCTTAAATTGATTATTTCCCGTGTATTGCAAAGATTAAATGGTCAAAAATTAATAGGAGTTAATTAA
- a CDS encoding methionyl-tRNA formyltransferase has protein sequence MRIIFWGTPEYSIASLDIFIKSKHEVIGVVSQPDKKRSRGNKLISSPVKSFAEQESIKIYTPSKIRDNINFINELKSLSCDLFIVIAYGKILPKEILEIPKFGCWNAHASLLPRWRGAAPIQWSLIKGDEFTGVGIMKMNEGLDTGDLLLEEKIKIGKNDNLNTLSEKLSILSAKLFINATSILEENIYKNTHSQLTNQNSLGREITYARMIEKSDFRVDWGNEAIEISQKIKGLYPRANTTFRGKNLKILKIKVLSSDEIKNEKSLFKSNYSRPGIIIAVIENQGIIISTKTDPIILLEAKLEGKNISSKKQLIQQLKPSVGEYLSD, from the coding sequence GTGAGAATTATATTCTGGGGAACACCTGAATATTCAATTGCGAGCCTTGATATTTTTATTAAATCTAAGCACGAGGTAATTGGAGTAGTTAGCCAACCAGATAAGAAAAGATCTAGGGGAAATAAATTAATATCCTCACCTGTTAAGAGCTTTGCCGAGCAAGAATCTATAAAAATTTATACTCCATCAAAAATCAGGGACAATATAAATTTTATAAATGAACTTAAATCACTATCTTGTGATTTATTTATTGTTATAGCTTACGGGAAAATATTACCCAAAGAGATATTGGAAATCCCAAAATTTGGATGTTGGAACGCACATGCTTCACTACTTCCAAGATGGCGTGGTGCAGCCCCAATCCAATGGTCACTAATAAAAGGCGATGAATTTACTGGTGTAGGAATTATGAAAATGAATGAGGGACTAGATACTGGTGACTTATTATTAGAAGAAAAAATTAAAATTGGTAAAAACGATAATTTAAATACTCTATCGGAAAAACTTAGTATTTTATCTGCAAAATTATTTATAAATGCCACATCAATACTCGAAGAAAATATTTATAAAAATACTCATTCTCAATTAACAAATCAAAATTCTCTTGGAAGAGAAATTACATACGCAAGAATGATTGAAAAATCGGACTTTAGAGTTGATTGGGGTAATGAGGCAATTGAAATATCTCAAAAAATAAAAGGATTATACCCTCGAGCAAATACGACTTTTAGAGGTAAGAACCTAAAAATACTTAAAATCAAAGTTTTAAGTAGTGATGAAATTAAAAATGAAAAATCCCTTTTCAAGAGCAATTATTCAAGACCAGGTATTATTATTGCTGTAATAGAAAATCAAGGAATAATAATTTCAACTAAAACTGATCCGATTATTTTGTTAGAAGCAAAACTTGAAGGCAAAAATATTTCTAGCAAAAAGCAATTGATACAACAGTTAAAGCCATCAGTAGGGGAATATCTCTCAGATTAA
- a CDS encoding TldD/PmbA family protein, with amino-acid sequence MLSSQIKSNEIIFGGCNKDLLEEIIFYGMGFGADFVEIFIENTDNSSVLAEEDFITSVSPSFGRGAGIRIFKDKKDGFVSTNDLTKDGLMRSVSQAIEMLDITNNKKREVFNGLDKHRDYSLSKKKWINEVPSIHEISEKLLVSTKSLKKNNKIITRKGSYSRNLQEVTIASSDGTYVSDIRLHQTVGLNVIASDAQYRSSGSRRFGSSGMPHEFRLWDHEKAANDVFESSMNMLYADYVDAGQMPVVLANKFGGVIFHEACGHLLETTQIERGTTPFENKLNEKIAHESVTAIDEGISEGSFGSLSVDDEGMEPEKSVLIKDGILKKFISDRAGELRTGHKRTGSGRRQNYSFAAASRMRNTYIAKGEYSKEDLINSISDGLYCKSMGGGSVGATGQFNFAVEEGYLIKNGKLTNPVKGATLIGEAKEVMPKISMCGNDLELAPGFCGSISGSVNVTVGQPHIKVDSITVGGR; translated from the coding sequence ATGCTTTCTTCACAAATCAAATCAAATGAAATCATTTTTGGTGGTTGCAATAAAGATTTATTAGAAGAAATTATTTTCTATGGGATGGGATTTGGAGCTGATTTTGTAGAAATATTTATAGAGAATACAGATAACTCAAGCGTTCTAGCTGAAGAGGATTTCATTACAAGTGTAAGTCCATCATTTGGAAGGGGGGCTGGTATTAGAATCTTCAAAGATAAAAAGGATGGATTTGTAAGTACAAATGATTTAACCAAAGATGGCTTGATGAGGTCGGTATCTCAGGCTATTGAGATGTTAGACATAACAAATAATAAAAAAAGAGAAGTATTTAATGGTCTAGATAAACATAGGGATTATAGTTTATCCAAAAAAAAATGGATTAATGAAGTCCCTTCGATTCATGAGATAAGTGAAAAACTATTAGTCAGCACAAAGTCTCTTAAAAAAAATAATAAAATAATAACTAGAAAAGGAAGTTACTCAAGAAATCTGCAAGAAGTAACTATAGCCTCCAGCGACGGAACTTATGTCTCAGATATTAGGTTGCATCAAACAGTTGGACTCAATGTGATTGCTAGTGATGCCCAATATAGATCTAGTGGAAGTAGAAGATTTGGATCGTCAGGAATGCCTCATGAATTCAGATTATGGGATCACGAAAAAGCAGCTAATGATGTATTTGAAAGCTCAATGAACATGTTGTATGCAGATTATGTCGATGCGGGACAAATGCCTGTTGTATTAGCTAATAAATTTGGTGGTGTTATATTCCACGAGGCCTGCGGTCATTTACTTGAAACTACTCAAATAGAGAGAGGAACAACACCATTTGAGAATAAATTGAATGAAAAAATTGCTCATGAATCTGTAACAGCAATAGATGAAGGAATTTCAGAAGGATCCTTTGGTTCATTATCAGTGGACGATGAAGGTATGGAACCCGAAAAATCAGTTCTTATAAAAGATGGAATTTTAAAAAAATTCATATCCGACAGGGCAGGTGAATTAAGAACTGGCCATAAAAGAACAGGAAGTGGAAGAAGACAAAACTATTCTTTTGCTGCAGCTTCACGAATGAGAAATACCTATATAGCTAAAGGTGAATACTCGAAAGAGGATTTGATCAATAGTATTAGTGATGGTCTTTACTGCAAATCAATGGGTGGTGGCAGTGTAGGTGCTACAGGACAATTTAATTTTGCAGTAGAAGAAGGATATCTTATTAAAAATGGAAAATTAACTAATCCAGTAAAGGGAGCAACTTTGATTGGTGAGGCTAAAGAAGTTATGCCAAAAATATCAATGTGCGGAAATGACCTCGAATTAGCTCCTGGATTCTGTGGATCCATCAGTGGAAGTGTCAACGTAACTGTTGGCCAACCTCATATCAAGGTTGATTCAATCACTGTTGGCGGAAGATAG
- a CDS encoding S1 RNA-binding domain-containing protein: MFSTSSIIDNLNQSEGLEYKKLCRSLKITKKSDKDKLIIALSALEKLEIINKNAENQYTCKTDSKHIVAKIRCSSKGYCFAVRENNKEDIYIKENLLNYAWNGDKVLVRIIKEGFRRRSPEGIVDCILERSNQILLSKVETINDEVYAIPIDDRILSKIRLPKEDKRYTYKQEDKNVVKVKIDSFPIGQDQGLGHVIQELKLKNNEELDIDFVLSKSNLLDIGDENLIEYKKIEKRERIDLSDKNSYMFKSWESENSPMLPLIQIEQEKDSSTKLWIHTSNLAEIVELSNKKYLEIFFNGCESLPLLNNWRNYLNEDIKNASEFKLGVKKEAISLCMHLDSDNKVTKWSFHLTLVKCSLIVGTDHTEALLSRKSKARITSRLLKPIKEHIHDLDKILEISTSFRKKHLSDGNVEIPAPINKIESLNEFFIHNPVEYSKGYFEPLNKEDCQTYLSPILYEASLIWFKHSNQYGLKSAGYISRNLDYINANDIVKYSEFVGNEIELNEEGNLPFSQIIKLCDDDNKKRILHKLLINEFKENEVNLISKNLDEDQSEKRFISPWTLPGYDFTNLMNQYCIFNMIINGKKSKKNNIKEINIMESNSWELVNWDIFNSGISKNIDTLFNKFVIDKLNEYKNKIKQYKSNLISLKKVRKAEKLLGNTYNGFILSVQSYGFFVEISELNVEGLVHVSTLNNDWYEYRSKQNLLIGRKSKKSYKVGDEIEVKIIKVDILKYQIDLELT, from the coding sequence ATGTTCTCTACATCTTCCATAATAGATAATTTAAATCAGTCAGAAGGCTTAGAATATAAAAAATTATGCAGATCATTAAAAATAACAAAGAAATCTGATAAAGATAAATTAATTATCGCTTTATCAGCCCTTGAAAAACTTGAAATAATAAATAAAAATGCAGAAAATCAATATACTTGCAAAACAGATAGCAAACATATTGTTGCCAAAATAAGATGTAGTAGCAAAGGTTATTGTTTTGCAGTGAGAGAAAATAACAAAGAAGATATATATATTAAAGAAAATCTACTTAATTATGCATGGAATGGAGATAAAGTTTTAGTAAGGATAATAAAAGAGGGTTTCAGAAGAAGATCTCCAGAAGGGATAGTTGATTGTATTCTTGAAAGATCAAATCAGATACTTCTTTCTAAAGTTGAAACTATAAACGATGAAGTATACGCAATTCCTATCGATGATAGGATTCTTTCTAAAATAAGACTTCCAAAAGAGGATAAGAGATACACCTATAAACAAGAAGATAAGAATGTAGTTAAAGTAAAAATAGATAGCTTTCCAATAGGTCAAGATCAAGGATTAGGCCATGTAATACAAGAACTTAAACTAAAAAATAATGAAGAATTAGATATAGATTTTGTGCTGTCTAAAAGCAATCTTCTTGATATAGGCGATGAAAATCTAATTGAATACAAGAAGATAGAAAAAAGGGAGAGGATAGATTTATCAGATAAAAACTCTTATATGTTTAAAAGTTGGGAATCTGAAAATTCCCCAATGCTCCCATTGATTCAAATAGAGCAAGAAAAAGATAGTAGTACAAAATTATGGATACATACAAGTAATCTTGCAGAAATAGTAGAGTTAAGCAATAAGAAATACTTAGAAATATTCTTTAATGGCTGTGAATCATTACCCTTGTTGAATAATTGGCGAAACTACCTCAATGAAGATATTAAAAATGCTTCTGAGTTTAAATTAGGTGTAAAGAAAGAAGCAATAAGTCTCTGCATGCATCTGGATAGCGATAATAAAGTAACTAAATGGTCATTTCATCTTACTTTAGTAAAATGTTCACTTATTGTTGGAACTGATCATACTGAAGCTCTTCTATCTAGAAAAAGTAAAGCAAGAATAACCTCACGATTATTGAAGCCCATAAAGGAACACATCCATGATTTGGATAAAATACTGGAAATTTCAACTTCATTCAGAAAAAAGCATCTCTCGGACGGTAACGTCGAAATCCCTGCGCCAATTAATAAAATAGAGTCATTAAATGAATTTTTTATTCACAACCCAGTTGAATATTCAAAAGGTTATTTTGAGCCTTTAAATAAAGAAGATTGCCAGACATACCTTTCCCCAATACTATATGAGGCAAGTTTAATATGGTTCAAACACTCAAATCAATATGGATTAAAGAGTGCTGGATACATTTCAAGGAATTTAGATTACATAAATGCAAATGATATAGTTAAATATTCAGAATTTGTTGGCAATGAGATAGAGCTAAATGAAGAGGGTAATTTACCTTTTAGCCAAATAATCAAATTATGCGACGATGATAATAAAAAAAGAATCTTACATAAACTTCTAATTAATGAATTTAAGGAAAATGAAGTAAATTTGATTTCTAAAAATTTAGATGAAGATCAATCAGAAAAACGATTTATTTCTCCCTGGACATTGCCAGGATATGACTTCACAAACCTTATGAATCAGTACTGTATTTTTAATATGATAATAAATGGTAAGAAATCAAAGAAAAACAACATCAAAGAAATAAATATAATGGAAAGTAATTCATGGGAGTTAGTAAATTGGGATATTTTTAATTCAGGAATTTCAAAAAATATAGATACATTATTCAATAAATTTGTAATAGATAAACTTAATGAATATAAGAACAAAATCAAACAATATAAATCTAATTTAATAAGTTTAAAGAAAGTAAGAAAGGCAGAAAAATTATTGGGCAATACATATAATGGTTTTATATTATCAGTCCAAAGTTACGGTTTTTTTGTTGAGATATCAGAACTAAATGTGGAAGGTTTGGTCCATGTAAGCACTCTTAACAATGATTGGTACGAATATAGATCAAAACAAAATTTATTGATTGGAAGGAAGTCTAAAAAATCATATAAAGTTGGAGATGAGATAGAAGTAAAAATTATTAAAGTTGATATTCTTAAATATCAAATTGATTTAGAATTAACATAA
- the acsF gene encoding magnesium-protoporphyrin IX monomethyl ester (oxidative) cyclase, whose protein sequence is MSQSTIDSKSKQKLNNGKVPAKETILSPRFYTTDFEAMENMDLSINEEELEAICEEFRKDYNRHHFVRNTEFEGAADKLDPDTRELFVDFLEGSCTSEFSGFLLYKELSKRIKDKNPLLAECFAHMARDEARHAGFLNKSMSDFGLQLDLGFLTANKDYTYFPPRSIFYATYLSEKIGYWRYIAIYRHLEKNPDSKIFPLFNYFENWCQDENRHGDFFDALMKAQPRTVKSLSQKITIGGSTFTHPLFDYFHRFRYFLNNHPITSKLWSRFFLLAVFATMYARDLGIKKDFYSSLGLNAKDYDQFVINKTNETAARVFPVVMDVYDKSFYGRLDKIVENNKVLSDIASSDVNKVSKTLKKLPKYLSNGYQLLRLYLLKPLDSKDFQPSIR, encoded by the coding sequence ATGTCTCAATCAACTATTGATTCTAAAAGTAAACAAAAATTAAATAACGGGAAGGTACCAGCAAAGGAAACAATCTTGTCTCCAAGGTTCTATACAACAGACTTTGAGGCAATGGAAAATATGGATTTATCCATAAATGAAGAGGAATTGGAAGCAATATGCGAGGAATTTAGGAAGGACTATAATAGACATCATTTTGTAAGAAATACCGAATTTGAAGGAGCCGCAGATAAATTAGATCCTGATACAAGAGAACTTTTTGTTGATTTTCTTGAAGGAAGTTGTACATCAGAATTTTCAGGTTTTTTACTTTACAAGGAGCTTAGCAAAAGGATTAAAGACAAAAATCCTCTTCTAGCTGAATGCTTTGCCCATATGGCCAGAGATGAAGCTAGACATGCGGGTTTCTTGAATAAATCTATGAGTGATTTTGGATTACAGTTAGATTTAGGTTTTTTAACAGCAAACAAGGATTACACCTATTTCCCACCAAGAAGTATTTTTTACGCTACTTATTTATCTGAAAAAATAGGCTATTGGAGATACATTGCAATTTATAGGCATCTTGAAAAAAATCCAGATAGCAAAATTTTTCCACTGTTTAATTATTTTGAAAATTGGTGCCAGGATGAAAATAGACATGGGGATTTCTTTGATGCACTGATGAAAGCACAGCCACGTACTGTAAAATCTTTAAGTCAAAAAATTACCATTGGCGGCTCTACCTTTACGCATCCACTATTTGACTACTTCCATAGATTTAGATATTTTTTGAATAATCATCCAATAACATCTAAGTTATGGTCTAGATTTTTTCTATTAGCTGTATTTGCAACAATGTATGCAAGGGATTTAGGGATTAAAAAAGATTTCTACAGTTCACTCGGTTTAAATGCCAAAGATTACGACCAGTTTGTTATTAATAAAACAAATGAAACAGCAGCTAGAGTTTTCCCTGTAGTTATGGACGTTTATGATAAATCTTTTTATGGAAGATTAGATAAAATAGTAGAGAATAATAAGGTTCTTTCCGATATCGCAAGCAGTGATGTAAATAAAGTATCCAAAACTCTTAAAAAATTACCTAAATATTTATCAAACGGTTACCAGTTATTAAGACTATACTTATTAAAACCTCTTGATAGCAAAGATTTCCAACCATCGATTAGATAA
- a CDS encoding TldD/PmbA family protein — protein MNSKEITTQISDAADSLNLKKWDYGASFSNDYSVQVDKGEAKQLKASQKQILTIRVWNKFNLVGITTTSDISESGIKKALNQANIASDFGNKNERTEFSPLAKDPIEVKDSKKRNPVGIKKLLTLLREAEVKLLESHESIKSVPYNGLSESFYERVYANSDGAFRSYTKSQAALYLYARAEEKNKKPRSSGSVKLGYGVEDIDIESCIKDASNKTISHLNYSSIKTDKYLICFSPESFLTIINAFSSMFNARSILDGVSLSNKNSIGEKLSTEALNIYDDGLHEKNISSSPFDGEGTPTKRLCLINKGRIENFIHSESTARIFKTIPTGHAGLGSKVSVSPDWIVVEKSEENFDLKTLFDHTIYEGEFVYIEELNAIHAGVRASQGSFSLPFDGWLYKNGKKISIESATVAGDIKYLLKNIVNIESKQEVTTSGISPHIWVDELSITGDA, from the coding sequence ATGAATTCAAAAGAAATAACAACTCAAATTTCTGATGCTGCAGATTCCCTAAATCTTAAAAAATGGGATTATGGTGCAAGCTTTTCTAATGATTATTCTGTGCAAGTAGATAAAGGTGAGGCTAAACAACTTAAGGCATCACAAAAGCAAATTTTAACTATAAGAGTTTGGAACAAATTTAATTTAGTTGGTATTACAACAACTAGTGATATCAGTGAATCTGGTATAAAAAAAGCTCTAAATCAAGCAAATATTGCATCTGATTTTGGCAACAAGAATGAAAGAACAGAATTCTCACCACTAGCCAAGGATCCTATTGAAGTTAAGGACTCAAAAAAAAGAAATCCTGTTGGAATAAAAAAATTACTAACTCTTTTAAGAGAAGCAGAAGTAAAACTATTAGAAAGCCATGAATCCATAAAATCTGTTCCGTATAATGGTCTATCTGAGAGTTTTTATGAGAGAGTTTATGCCAATAGTGATGGTGCATTTCGGAGTTATACCAAAAGTCAAGCAGCACTTTATTTATATGCAAGAGCAGAAGAGAAAAATAAGAAACCTCGTAGTTCAGGTTCTGTAAAACTTGGATATGGAGTTGAAGATATAGATATAGAGTCGTGTATTAAAGACGCTTCTAATAAAACAATTTCTCATTTAAATTATTCCTCTATCAAAACTGATAAATACTTAATATGTTTTTCCCCAGAGTCTTTTTTAACAATCATTAATGCCTTTAGTTCAATGTTTAATGCTAGAAGCATTTTAGATGGAGTTAGCTTATCTAATAAAAATTCTATTGGAGAAAAACTATCTACAGAAGCACTTAATATTTATGATGATGGTCTTCACGAAAAGAATATTTCTTCATCACCATTTGATGGAGAAGGAACTCCTACCAAAAGACTATGTTTAATTAATAAAGGGAGAATTGAAAATTTTATACATTCTGAATCTACTGCAAGAATATTTAAAACAATTCCCACAGGCCACGCTGGACTAGGATCAAAAGTCTCAGTATCTCCTGATTGGATAGTAGTTGAGAAATCAGAGGAAAACTTTGATCTAAAAACATTATTTGATCACACTATTTATGAGGGAGAATTTGTTTATATTGAGGAATTAAATGCAATCCATGCAGGTGTCAGAGCAAGTCAAGGTTCATTCTCTCTTCCATTTGATGGATGGCTCTATAAAAACGGTAAAAAAATCTCAATAGAATCTGCAACTGTAGCGGGGGATATCAAATATCTTTTAAAGAATATAGTAAATATTGAATCAAAGCAGGAAGTAACAACAAGTGGAATTTCTCCACATATATGGGTAGATGAATTATCAATAACTGGTGACGCGTGA